The following nucleotide sequence is from bacterium.
AAGATATTTCTGAATTAGAGAAACCCGATCTCACCGACCGCGGCATGATCGGGCGTGTCCCCATGCCCCCAAATTGCTATTGGGATGCCGACACACAAGCATGGGTGGAGATCGGTGAAGGGAAAGCAGAAGGCGGAGATGGAAAAGGGGCAAAGGCAGGGAATGCGGAGGGTGACCCGGCCGCAAAAGCGGATGAACAAGATGAAAATGGAGAAGGTATAGATGGCGGCGAAAAACAGGGGTTCTGGAATAAAGTCAAAAATGTTTACAACAACACACGTCCAGCCGGATTGGCCAAAAACACTGCCCTGGCAGCAGCACCGGATGGTGCTAAAAAAGCATCCGATACACTAAAGCAAAAAGCAAAAGATACAGCAAAAAAGACAAGTGAACTCGCAAAGAAAGCTGGAAAGGCTACGAAGAACGCGGGAAAGGCAGTTAAGGATGTAGCGAACAGGACAATGAGGCAGGCAAGGGAGTACTATTCCTCTGAGAATAAAGTTAAATATTCCTATAAATATTTTAAAAATAAGGGTCTGGAAAAAATGCACAAAATAAAAAAGGAGTATGGTGATACAGGTACGATAGATGGTACCAAATATGGTTTGAGTGTGGGCTATTTTGGTAATATAAAACTTGGTGCACTCGGACATGCTAAACTTGGAATGAAAAATAGTGATGTAAATATTGTGGAGGATGGCGAGATTGTTCCTGAAACAAAAGAATATTATGGAGGGGAAATAGAAATATTAGGTGCAGGTCTAAAAATAGCTAAAGAATCCGGGGAGTGGGAATATGATATTTATTGGAATAAAAAAGGTGTTGAAGTAAACAAAAATGCGATAGAGTTTGGCGGGACATTTCAGTTTCCATTAACACCCATTGGAATAACTGGAGAAGCGCATATACATCCACAAAAAATAATAAAAAAAATACTCAAACCATTTAGGAGGAATAAAAATGAAGAAAACAATCCAAAGAATTATGATACTAAATCTGATAGTTGGCTATATGATTTCAGTATTGTCGCCTATTTCTCTTTCGGGCAGTTTGAAAAACATTACACCTACTGAAATTATTGCTGGTATTTGGATATTGATTTCGATAATAAGTATGCTTTACATCCTTGGAGTAACAATTACACATTGGAACAAGCAAGTATTTAATAATACGGTCATAAAGTATTTTTGGTTGAGTGTGCTTTTGTTTGGAATGTTTTTTTATTTTAGTGGACCAATTCTATATTATATAAGTGTTATTGAAATGAAAAAAACGCTTGCGAAGTAAATGGGTGTACTGTACAGAGACAGTATTCACCTGACATCCGGATTTTTGTTATTGGGGAGTAGTATACAAGTCCAAAGCCAGGGAACGCCGGATTTTAGACTTGTACCCAATCTATGACTGTAGAAATTATTTCAAATAAATTGCGGTGGAACATCTCTAATCGGTATGTTAATGTTTTTGTGCACATGAGAATTGATGTGATACAAAGCAGAGAGAGAATTATATGTTCAAGATAAAGAATTTTATTATTACTGTTATCATTAGTTTGGCACCATTGACGTTATATGCCGCCCAATCAGCAAATTATATGATCACCGAGAGTATTATTAATGCTTCCGGCACAACCTATACTGGATCAGGTAAGATGATGCTGGATTCTTTGGGCGAAGGCGCGATTGGGCAGTCGTATGGCAGTGTTTACTCGATCCAGACTGGGTTTTTCAATGATTATTATATCCTACCGCCCACCCCGACTGTGACGCCGACCATTACAGTTACCGGCACGCCAATCAGGCAATTTGGCAGTGAAGTCATAAGCAAAGATTGGGTGTACGCCGCCCCCAATCCGATTCGCGGGCATATCGGGCATATTTATTATCATTTAGCCGAATCTGCTGATGTTGAGATCAAGGTCTATACCACCAGTAATCAATTTGTAATTTCCAAACGCTGGGATATGAGACCAGCCGGAAAAAATTACTGGCAATGGAATATGTCAAACCTGGCCAATGGTGTGTATATTATGCGGGTCAAAGCCAGAGGGATCAATGGCAGGACGACAATTGTGATCAAAAAAATTGCTTTAATCAAGTGAATATCACGGTGCAAGCACATAAGAAAAATCGAAAACTGATTTTATTAAAATAAATATTTTTTAGGAGGAAATAATTATGAAAAAGTTATGTTTCCTATTTGTTTTTTTTGCATTAACGGTAAACGCATTGGCTGATGTACCCGAGACCATGAACTATCAGGGGCGGTTGACCGATATCAGCGGCAATCCGGTTGCTGATGCGAATTATACCATCACCATCCAGTTGTATTTAAATATTGATGATGAGGTGAGTAACTATCTCTGGTCAGAAAATCATAATGTGGACACTAAAAACGGATATTTTAATGTAGCTTTGGGGAAAATTAGTCCGTTGAATCTTGATTTTCATGTTCAATATTATTTAGGCATCAAGGTGGGTGGTGACAGTGAGATGACACCCAGACAGCCTTTGGCAGGAGTGCCGTATGCATTGCGAGCATTTTATGGATTGGATTTAT
It contains:
- a CDS encoding T9SS type A sorting domain-containing protein, producing the protein MFKIKNFIITVIISLAPLTLYAAQSANYMITESIINASGTTYTGSGKMMLDSLGEGAIGQSYGSVYSIQTGFFNDYYILPPTPTVTPTITVTGTPIRQFGSEVISKDWVYAAPNPIRGHIGHIYYHLAESADVEIKVYTTSNQFVISKRWDMRPAGKNYWQWNMSNLANGVYIMRVKARGINGRTTIVIKKIALIK